The genomic DNA CCCGCAATGTCGGGGTGTTGGATAAGAATGACCAGAATGTCGGCACCGGCATGGTGGGGGCACCGGCCTGTGGCGATGTCATGCGCCTGCAAATCCGGGTCAACGACCAGGGGGTCATCGACGATGCCAAATTCAAGACCTTCGGCTGTGGTTCGGCCATTGCCTCGTCCTCCCTGGTGACCGAGTGGATCAAGGGCAAGACCCTTGATGAGGCCCTGGCCATCAAAAATACCCAGGTGGCCGAGGAACTCGCCCTGCCGCCGGTCAAGATTCACTGCTCGGTTCTGGCGGAGGATGCCATCAAATCGGCCATCCAGGATTTTCGCCAGAAACAACAAAAAAAGGAGGCCAAGTAATG from Magnetococcales bacterium includes the following:
- the iscU gene encoding Fe-S cluster assembly scaffold IscU yields the protein MSYNEKVLDHYENPRNVGVLDKNDQNVGTGMVGAPACGDVMRLQIRVNDQGVIDDAKFKTFGCGSAIASSSLVTEWIKGKTLDEALAIKNTQVAEELALPPVKIHCSVLAEDAIKSAIQDFRQKQQKKEAK